The proteins below come from a single Elusimicrobiota bacterium genomic window:
- a CDS encoding response regulator transcription factor, with amino-acid sequence MKRPAPAAKINKRRPQGADGAAWGTDGKERLTKRETQILRMIAMGAMNKEIARSLGISRRTVEVHRLNLRNKLRKARLAELVRFALEEGLIN; translated from the coding sequence TTGAAACGCCCTGCACCGGCCGCTAAGATAAACAAGAGACGTCCCCAAGGGGCCGATGGAGCCGCCTGGGGAACAGACGGCAAGGAACGGCTGACAAAACGAGAAACTCAAATACTAAGAATGATTGCGATGGGCGCGATGAACAAAGAAATTGCCAGGTCGCTGGGCATCTCCAGGAGAACCGTCGAAGTGCATCGATTGAATTTGAGAAACAAATTAAGAAAAGCCCGGTTGGCCGAGCTTGTTCGTTTCGCTCTTGAAGAGGGTCTCATTAACTGA
- the fabG gene encoding 3-oxoacyl-[acyl-carrier-protein] reductase — MPETQLTAIVERRSNKLFGLNALVTGSSRGIGRAIARSLGAHGANVAVHCRQGVDEAQSLALELSAAGSRAMVVCGDLAKEIQARRVAEEVLGAFSGIDILINNAGITRDKSFLKMTRDQWQDVVETNLNSLYSLTQAVLPQMTQRGWGRIINISSVVGQMGAFGQTNYAAAKAGIIGFTKALARETAARGVTVNAVAPGYIETAMTAAIPPDVKAKIVETIPAKRFGAPEEVAEACLFLASREAAYITGAVINVNGGVYL, encoded by the coding sequence ATGCCTGAAACTCAATTGACTGCGATTGTCGAGCGACGTTCCAACAAGCTTTTCGGTTTAAACGCCCTGGTGACAGGATCTTCGCGAGGGATCGGCCGCGCCATCGCGCGAAGCCTCGGCGCGCACGGCGCCAATGTGGCGGTTCATTGCCGCCAAGGCGTCGACGAAGCGCAATCATTGGCTTTGGAATTGTCCGCCGCCGGCTCCCGCGCCATGGTTGTTTGCGGGGATTTGGCCAAGGAAATCCAAGCGCGTCGCGTGGCTGAAGAAGTTTTAGGGGCGTTTTCCGGAATCGATATTTTGATCAATAACGCGGGCATCACGCGCGACAAGTCCTTTCTTAAAATGACGCGCGATCAGTGGCAGGACGTCGTGGAGACGAACCTCAACAGCCTGTATTCCCTGACCCAGGCCGTTTTGCCTCAAATGACTCAGCGGGGATGGGGGCGCATCATCAATATCTCAAGCGTGGTCGGTCAAATGGGCGCCTTCGGGCAAACGAATTATGCCGCGGCCAAGGCCGGCATCATCGGTTTCACAAAAGCATTGGCCCGGGAAACGGCGGCCAGAGGCGTTACGGTCAACGCCGTCGCTCCGGGATATATCGAAACCGCCATGACCGCGGCCATCCCTCCCGATGTCAAGGCTAAAATCGTCGAAACAATTCCGGCCAAACGTTTCGGCGCTCCGGAGGAAGTCGCCGAAGCCTGCCTGTTTTTGGCGAGTCGCGAGGCCGCTTACATCACGGGCGCCGTTATCAACGTTAACGGCGGAGTCTACCTATAA